One segment of Asterias rubens chromosome 2, eAstRub1.3, whole genome shotgun sequence DNA contains the following:
- the LOC117305975 gene encoding proline-rich transmembrane protein 4-like isoform X1, whose product MALRNFHLVIFLTCIVCLHVCAADTTNAAADQTGTEPTSEPTTELEPEPTSEPTPEPEPEPTSNHPPESAEPTSPEPEPSGELTSPEPEPSGEPSSEPEPKPSGEPTSEPEPEPSGEPSSEPEPEPSGEPSSEPEPDTTELPPFAEPVPDWKIALPLYGYFWYVHIYILGSLFALLALYSLVSLIRLRKRRLLSMGYFVALNLMMLVMGVDRAVYLFVDAYNHKQIFPLPVAYMLLGMGFPCLSSAFSILFLALLNSTKTQLVSRKVQGPKALSAMITFHFTISILVDVIVGLFTKAQVLLLLCQAVFLIWGLFLSVSYLVIFRRLHISSLRQFRELNRLSMTKRTTSLYGISPFMKKPRNNWSSAIKVTLLTSFFGVTIGLLQLYGILVVYGPLGEKVPEPWSWVWYQLAFRICEFAMCALMSYVATQPFRYTVSGKEKPMCMECTKCMCCNVITGKTSHDLNAHSVDSYRLVSGDFDASATFQANDYNPTTNAMQVQQGKPVQTETLPLASGSPQSSPTGFYPRGVSLPLDDSMSTFKPQTLHSNNADDKMADNTKNNLALKMPKQSTSFKETNNAAPLPKKVSIPASAPVISTQDPFKDNMCTVITDMFPGENISSKNKNNHHSCPSTPLQESSPSSKARGFPQRLSLSSLQLDDKTASSAPERNEEAEVSSKNPDTKENSTEQMSKIQTDEQILNRAEQDENDIVYV is encoded by the exons ATGGCACTCCGTAACTTTCATCTGGTTATCTTTTTGACTTGCATAGTTTGTCTGCATGTTTGTGCGGCAGACACAACCAATGCAGCTGCGGACCAGACTGGAACAG AACCAACGAGTGAGCCTACCACTGAGTTGGAACCCGAACCAACAAGTGAGCCAACACCGGAACCAGAGCCAGAACCGACAAGTAATCATCCACCTGAATCGGCAGAACCAACATCTCCAGAACCGGAACCAAGCGGTGAGCTAACATCTCCAGAACCGGAACCAAGTGGTGAGCCTTCTTCAGAACCGGAGCCCAAACCAAGTGGTGAGCCTACTTCAGAACCGGAGCCCGAACCAAGTGGTGAGCCTTCTTCAGAACCGGAGCCCGAACCAAGTGGTGAGCCTTCTTCGGAACCGGAACCAGACACCACAGAGCTCCCACCATTTGCAGAGCCGGTTCCAGATTGGAAGATAGCCTTACCACTCTATGGGTACTTCTGGTACGTTCATATTTACATCCTCGGCTCACTCTTTGCTCTGTTGGCGTTGTATTCCTTGGTGAGTCTGATTCGTCTGAGGAAACGTCGACTGTTGAGCATGGGTTACTTTGTCGCCCTGAACCTGATGATGTTGGTAATGGGTGTGGATCGCGCAGTGTATCTCTTCGTGGACGCGTATAACCATAAGCAGATATTCCCACTACCAGTTGCATACATGCTTCTTGGTATGGGGTTCCCCTGTCTATCATCTGCTTTCAGCATCTTATTCCTGGCGTTGCTGAATTCGACTAAAACACAACTTGTGTCACGGAAGGTACAGGGACCTAAAGCCCTGTCTGCCATGATCACGTTTCATTTTACGATTTCTATTTTGGTTGATGTGATTGTGGGACTTTTTACAAAAGCTCAAGTCTTGTTGCTCCTCTGCCAGGCAGTCTTTCTCATCTGGGGACTCTTCTTGTCCGTCAGCTATCTTGTCATATTTCGCAGACTTCACATTTCGTCCTTGCGACAGTTCCGCGAGTTGAACCGACTCAGCATGACGAAGCGCACTACATCACTTTACGGCATCTCCCCGTTTATGAAGAAACCGAGAAACAATTGGAGTAGTGCAATCAAGGTGACTCTGCTGACCTCCTTCTTTGGAGTAACAATCGGGCTGCTTCAGCTGTACGGCATTCTAGTGGTGTATGGACCGTTGGGTGAAAAGGTTCCAGAGCCTTGGTCCTGGGTTTGGTACCAGCTGGCATTCAGAATCTGCGAGTTTGCTATGTGCGCGCTGATGAGCTACGTAGCTACTCAGCCGTTTCGGTACACAGTCAGCGGGAAAGAAAAACCCATGTGTATGGAGTGTACTAAATGCATGTGTTGCAATGTCATCACTGGAAAGACGAGTCATGATTTGAACGCACACAGTGTGGATTCTTATCGACTTGTTAGTGGAGACTTTGACGCTTCAGCGACATTTCAGGCAAATGACTACAACCCAACTACAAATGCCATGCAAGTCCAACAAGGCAAGCCAGTTCAAACAGAAACCCTTCCACTAGCTTCTGGAAGTCCACAGTCATCCCCGACTGGTTTCTACCCAAGAGGTGTCTCTCTTCCACTCGATGACAGCATGAGCACCTTCAAGCCTCAAACATTGCATTCCAATAACGCAGATGATAAAATGGCggacaacacaaaaaacaatttagCTCTGAAAATGCCGAAGCAGTCCACAAGTTTCAAAGAGACCAATAATGCAGCTCCACTTCCAAAAAAAGTGAGCATACCCGCTTCTGCACCAGTAATCAGCACCCAAGATCCCTTCAAGGATAACATGTGTACGGTAATAACCGACATGTTTCCCGGTGAAAACATTagtagtaaaaacaaaaacaaccatcATTCATGCCCTTCGACACCATTACAAGAGAGTAGTCCAAGCTCAAAAGCAAGAGGTTTCCCTCAACGTTTGTCATTGTCGAGTCTGCAGTTAGATGATAAAACTGCGAGCTCTGCTCCAGAGAGAAATGAAGAAGCGGAGGTTTCATCAAAGAATCCGGATACAAAAGAGAATTCAACGGAGCAGATGAGCAAAATCCAGACGGATGAACAAATATTGAACAGAGCTGAGCAAGACGAGAATGACATTGTATATGTTTAG
- the LOC117305975 gene encoding proline-rich transmembrane protein 4-like isoform X2: MALRNFHLVIFLTCIVCLHVCAADTTNAAADQTGTEPTSEPTTELEPEPTSEPTPEPEPEPTSNHPPESAEPTSPEPEPSGELTSPEPEPSGEPSSEPEPKPSGEPTSEPEPEPSGEPSSEPEPEPSGEPSSEPEPDTTELPPFAEPVPDWKIALPLYGYFWYVHIYILGSLFALLALYSLVSLIRLRKRRLLSMGYFVALNLMMLVMGVDRAVYLFVDAYNHKQIFPLPVAYMLLGMGFPCLSSAFSILFLALLNSTKTQLVSRKVQGPKALSAMITFHFTISILVDVIVGLFTKAQVLLLLCQAVFLIWGLFLSVSYLVIFRRLHISSLRQFRELNRLSMTKRTTSLYGISPFMKKPRNNWSSAIKVTLLTSFFGVTIGLLQLYGILVVYGPLGEKVPEPWSWVWYQLAFRICEFAMCALMSYVATQPFRYTVSGKEKPMCMECTKCMCCNVITGKTSHDLNAHSVDSYRLVSGDFDASATFQANDYNPTTNAMQVQQGKPVQTETLPLASGSPQSSPTGFYPRGVSLPLDDSMSTFKPQTLHSNNADDKMADNTKNNLALKMPKQSTSFKETNNAAPLPKKVSIPASAPVISTQDPFKDNMCTVITDMFPGENISSKNKNNHHSCPSTPLQESSPSSKARGFPQRLSLSSLQLDDKTASSAPERNEEAEVSSKNPDTKENSTEQMSKIQTDEQILNRAEQDENDIVYV, encoded by the exons ATGGCACTCCGTAACTTTCATCTGGTTATCTTTTTGACTTGCATAGTTTGTCTGCATGTTTGTGCGGCAGACACAACCAATGCAGCTGCGGACCAGACTGGAA CAGAACCAACGAGTGAGCCTACCACTGAGTTGGAACCCGAACCAACAAGTGAGCCAACACCGGAACCAGAGCCAGAACCGACAAGTAATCATCCACCTGAATCGGCAGAACCAACATCTCCAGAACCGGAACCAAGCGGTGAGCTAACATCTCCAGAACCGGAACCAAGTGGTGAGCCTTCTTCAGAACCGGAGCCCAAACCAAGTGGTGAGCCTACTTCAGAACCGGAGCCCGAACCAAGTGGTGAGCCTTCTTCAGAACCGGAGCCCGAACCAAGTGGTGAGCCTTCTTCGGAACCGGAACCAGACACCACAGAGCTCCCACCATTTGCAGAGCCGGTTCCAGATTGGAAGATAGCCTTACCACTCTATGGGTACTTCTGGTACGTTCATATTTACATCCTCGGCTCACTCTTTGCTCTGTTGGCGTTGTATTCCTTGGTGAGTCTGATTCGTCTGAGGAAACGTCGACTGTTGAGCATGGGTTACTTTGTCGCCCTGAACCTGATGATGTTGGTAATGGGTGTGGATCGCGCAGTGTATCTCTTCGTGGACGCGTATAACCATAAGCAGATATTCCCACTACCAGTTGCATACATGCTTCTTGGTATGGGGTTCCCCTGTCTATCATCTGCTTTCAGCATCTTATTCCTGGCGTTGCTGAATTCGACTAAAACACAACTTGTGTCACGGAAGGTACAGGGACCTAAAGCCCTGTCTGCCATGATCACGTTTCATTTTACGATTTCTATTTTGGTTGATGTGATTGTGGGACTTTTTACAAAAGCTCAAGTCTTGTTGCTCCTCTGCCAGGCAGTCTTTCTCATCTGGGGACTCTTCTTGTCCGTCAGCTATCTTGTCATATTTCGCAGACTTCACATTTCGTCCTTGCGACAGTTCCGCGAGTTGAACCGACTCAGCATGACGAAGCGCACTACATCACTTTACGGCATCTCCCCGTTTATGAAGAAACCGAGAAACAATTGGAGTAGTGCAATCAAGGTGACTCTGCTGACCTCCTTCTTTGGAGTAACAATCGGGCTGCTTCAGCTGTACGGCATTCTAGTGGTGTATGGACCGTTGGGTGAAAAGGTTCCAGAGCCTTGGTCCTGGGTTTGGTACCAGCTGGCATTCAGAATCTGCGAGTTTGCTATGTGCGCGCTGATGAGCTACGTAGCTACTCAGCCGTTTCGGTACACAGTCAGCGGGAAAGAAAAACCCATGTGTATGGAGTGTACTAAATGCATGTGTTGCAATGTCATCACTGGAAAGACGAGTCATGATTTGAACGCACACAGTGTGGATTCTTATCGACTTGTTAGTGGAGACTTTGACGCTTCAGCGACATTTCAGGCAAATGACTACAACCCAACTACAAATGCCATGCAAGTCCAACAAGGCAAGCCAGTTCAAACAGAAACCCTTCCACTAGCTTCTGGAAGTCCACAGTCATCCCCGACTGGTTTCTACCCAAGAGGTGTCTCTCTTCCACTCGATGACAGCATGAGCACCTTCAAGCCTCAAACATTGCATTCCAATAACGCAGATGATAAAATGGCggacaacacaaaaaacaatttagCTCTGAAAATGCCGAAGCAGTCCACAAGTTTCAAAGAGACCAATAATGCAGCTCCACTTCCAAAAAAAGTGAGCATACCCGCTTCTGCACCAGTAATCAGCACCCAAGATCCCTTCAAGGATAACATGTGTACGGTAATAACCGACATGTTTCCCGGTGAAAACATTagtagtaaaaacaaaaacaaccatcATTCATGCCCTTCGACACCATTACAAGAGAGTAGTCCAAGCTCAAAAGCAAGAGGTTTCCCTCAACGTTTGTCATTGTCGAGTCTGCAGTTAGATGATAAAACTGCGAGCTCTGCTCCAGAGAGAAATGAAGAAGCGGAGGTTTCATCAAAGAATCCGGATACAAAAGAGAATTCAACGGAGCAGATGAGCAAAATCCAGACGGATGAACAAATATTGAACAGAGCTGAGCAAGACGAGAATGACATTGTATATGTTTAG